The following proteins come from a genomic window of Gemmatimonas sp.:
- a CDS encoding formyl transferase — translation MPDAVPPPTVRVVVLSKPHPLTSHLLSRLAERHALAGVIYEDRFRSLGDRLRYLRRNARREGWWHTAWVLAYEVFDRLTRPSALGDAVARILPPARPLPNDVPVRTVRSLNSAEARALITDWAPDLLVVHATGILNRATFELARVAALNIHCGVLPEYRGHASTFHALAHGDLGNLGVTVHHVAPTVDTGGAVAVARVPFGRDDDDVTIWCRAFAAGTDVVLRQIDRLSRGEPVDAVPYEGQFGPHYRRRALPEHLRFTWFALPRLQRHAGQHGGR, via the coding sequence ATGCCTGACGCCGTGCCCCCGCCCACCGTGCGTGTGGTCGTCCTGTCCAAGCCGCACCCTCTCACGAGCCACCTGCTGAGCAGGCTGGCGGAGCGGCACGCGTTGGCCGGGGTGATCTACGAGGACCGATTCCGCTCGTTGGGAGACCGGCTCCGGTATCTCCGGCGCAACGCCCGACGGGAAGGATGGTGGCACACCGCGTGGGTGCTCGCCTACGAGGTGTTCGATCGGCTGACACGCCCCTCGGCGCTGGGCGACGCGGTGGCCCGGATACTTCCCCCAGCGCGACCGCTGCCCAACGACGTGCCGGTCAGGACAGTCCGATCGCTCAACAGTGCCGAGGCACGCGCACTCATCACCGACTGGGCGCCGGATCTGCTGGTCGTGCACGCCACCGGGATTCTCAACCGGGCGACCTTCGAGCTGGCTCGCGTGGCGGCACTGAACATCCATTGCGGCGTGCTCCCGGAGTATCGCGGACACGCGAGCACCTTCCATGCGCTCGCCCATGGCGACCTCGGCAACCTCGGGGTGACCGTGCACCATGTCGCCCCCACCGTGGACACCGGTGGCGCTGTGGCGGTGGCGCGCGTGCCCTTCGGCCGTGACGACGATGACGTGACCATCTGGTGTCGCGCATTCGCCGCGGGCACCGACGTGGTGCTCCGGCAAATCGACCGGCTGTCCCGCGGCGAGCCCGTCGACGCTGTTCCCTACGAAGGGCAGTTCGGTCCGCACTACCGTCGTCGCGCGCTCCCGGAGCATTTGCGCTTCACCTGGTTCGCCCTCCCGCGACTTCAGCGCCACGCCGGGCAGCACGGGGGACGCTGA
- a CDS encoding DegT/DnrJ/EryC1/StrS family aminotransferase, which produces MTRHLPPVHFPLPLTALLASLGAAWRDRQQLDADARAVLEARFPDRSITLTDSGTSALAMAISASAAPGRAHQPVVALPAYGCPDLGTAAIAANAHILLYDVEPDTLQPDFASLTEALAGGASHVVVIHAYGRTANLDTARALAAETGAIVIEDAAQGADACWNGVCAGNLADWSILSLGRGKGYNAGGGGILLGPTPPVDDPLPVDARAPGRLGELRHAVTTVITQLLSHPTLYGIPAGIPALGLGETRYHAPAPPTPISRSALALLATAIQQSARAAEARRRHERQYLDALEGCREVSLPAPHPSSLSGALRVPVLVDPGRAAQLHRLGVVRSYPRPLDAYQQIAARILGRRDMPGARQLAAFTHTLPTHRHVREQDLRHIVRVLSKQP; this is translated from the coding sequence GTGACACGCCACCTGCCCCCGGTTCACTTCCCACTCCCTCTGACGGCCCTGCTGGCGTCGCTCGGTGCGGCCTGGCGCGACCGGCAACAGCTGGACGCGGACGCCAGAGCGGTGCTGGAGGCGCGCTTTCCCGATCGCTCCATCACCCTGACCGACAGCGGCACCTCGGCGCTGGCGATGGCGATCTCGGCAAGCGCCGCGCCAGGGCGAGCGCACCAACCCGTGGTCGCGCTCCCGGCCTACGGCTGCCCCGATCTCGGGACAGCGGCCATTGCCGCCAACGCCCACATCCTGCTCTACGACGTGGAGCCCGATACGCTCCAGCCAGATTTCGCGTCGCTGACTGAAGCGCTCGCGGGTGGCGCGAGCCATGTGGTGGTCATTCACGCGTATGGACGCACGGCCAATCTCGATACGGCGCGTGCACTCGCCGCTGAGACCGGCGCCATCGTCATCGAAGACGCGGCGCAGGGAGCCGACGCCTGCTGGAACGGCGTGTGCGCCGGCAATCTGGCCGACTGGTCCATTCTGAGCCTCGGTCGCGGTAAGGGGTACAATGCTGGCGGCGGTGGCATCCTGCTGGGCCCCACGCCACCAGTGGACGACCCCCTGCCGGTCGATGCGCGTGCGCCGGGGCGGCTGGGGGAACTGCGCCATGCCGTCACCACCGTGATTACGCAGCTGCTGTCGCATCCGACGCTGTACGGCATTCCCGCCGGCATACCGGCGCTCGGACTCGGCGAAACGCGCTACCACGCCCCCGCACCGCCGACGCCCATCAGTCGGAGTGCGCTGGCGCTGCTCGCCACCGCCATCCAGCAGTCGGCACGGGCTGCCGAGGCCCGCCGCCGCCACGAGCGGCAGTATCTGGACGCGCTCGAGGGGTGTCGCGAGGTATCGCTGCCGGCGCCGCATCCGTCATCGCTGTCCGGTGCGCTGCGCGTTCCGGTGCTCGTCGATCCCGGGCGGGCGGCGCAGTTGCACCGACTGGGGGTCGTGCGTTCGTACCCGCGCCCGCTGGATGCGTATCAACAAATCGCCGCGCGCATATTGGGACGCCGCGACATGCCGGGCGCCCGTCAGCTGGCGGCCTTCACGCACACGCTCCCGACCCACCGGCATGTTCGCGAGCAGGACCTTCGCCACATTGTGCGGGTGCTCTCGAAGCAGCCGTAG
- a CDS encoding glycosyltransferase: MIVIADDWGRHVSTTQHLFRRIVRSHDVIWVNSFGHRRPQLTWYDFRRALSKVAKMLSARKAPPTDGEGPRLIINPRALPWHNVDWVRRWNRGVVLADVERALAAVAPGRTPIFVTATPLGADLVGAFGERAAVYLCLDDYDQLPGVERNLLVPYEARLLARVDATIATAESLTHSKRPASGRTLHLPQGVNYAHFATAREVPTELAALPRPIIGFAGGVGPVIDRGLLQAVRNRFPLASIVLVGMHQEEIDPAAWPDGTHFLGARSYDVLPAYVQAFDVGLVPYVHNAHTAAVDPLKVLEYLAAGIPVVSTGLREVKKYATVVEIADGGEAFADGVARALNARTPADRAARQAVAAQHTWERRVQTFLSYIDDLPSRRSPG, translated from the coding sequence GTGATCGTCATCGCTGACGATTGGGGGCGCCATGTATCGACGACCCAGCACCTCTTCCGTCGCATCGTGCGCTCCCACGACGTGATCTGGGTGAACAGTTTTGGTCACCGAAGGCCGCAACTGACCTGGTACGACTTCCGCCGGGCACTGTCGAAGGTCGCGAAGATGTTGTCGGCGCGGAAGGCGCCGCCCACTGACGGGGAGGGCCCGCGCCTGATCATCAATCCGCGCGCCCTGCCATGGCACAACGTCGATTGGGTCAGGCGCTGGAACCGGGGCGTCGTTCTCGCCGACGTGGAGCGGGCGCTTGCCGCCGTCGCGCCGGGACGCACGCCCATTTTCGTTACCGCCACGCCGCTCGGTGCCGATCTCGTCGGTGCCTTCGGCGAGCGCGCCGCCGTGTACCTCTGTCTCGACGACTACGACCAGTTGCCGGGCGTCGAGCGCAACCTGCTCGTACCGTACGAGGCGCGACTGCTCGCGCGGGTGGACGCCACGATCGCCACGGCGGAAAGCCTGACACACAGCAAGCGCCCCGCGTCGGGCCGCACGCTGCATCTCCCGCAAGGCGTGAACTACGCCCACTTCGCGACCGCACGGGAAGTGCCGACGGAGCTGGCCGCCCTGCCGCGACCCATCATCGGCTTTGCTGGTGGCGTGGGACCGGTGATCGACCGCGGGCTGCTCCAGGCCGTTCGCAATCGTTTTCCCTTGGCGTCCATCGTGCTGGTCGGGATGCATCAGGAGGAGATCGATCCGGCCGCCTGGCCCGACGGCACGCACTTCCTCGGTGCCCGCAGCTACGATGTCCTGCCGGCGTACGTGCAGGCGTTCGACGTGGGGCTGGTGCCATATGTCCACAACGCGCACACGGCCGCCGTCGACCCGTTGAAGGTGCTCGAATACCTGGCGGCGGGGATTCCGGTGGTGTCCACCGGCCTGCGCGAGGTGAAAAAGTACGCCACCGTGGTCGAGATCGCAGACGGTGGTGAGGCATTCGCCGACGGTGTGGCACGGGCCCTGAACGCTCGAACCCCCGCGGATCGGGCCGCGCGGCAGGCCGTGGCGGCACAGCACACCTGGGAGCGGCGGGTGCAAACGTTCCTCAGCTATATCGACGACCTGCCGTCTCGACGGTCGCCCGGGTAA
- a CDS encoding glycosyltransferase, with protein sequence MEGFGWFLVALPMVLGGYAFVVYPLLVSLWARLRPLYTLPPEPAEWPLVTILIVAYNEERRLRRTLEKALETEYPSDKLDVLVVSDASTDGTDTLVREFGDARVRLLRMPERKGKAAGENASSAHLRGDIVVSIDASILIPPGSLKPLVRALLDPAVGLASGRDISIGDETREGNKAESSYVGLEMQLRAMETRVHSIVGASGCFYAARRHLHQVQLPEELARDFAAASVARAHGYRAVSVDEATCLVPRTPTLKAELRRKSRTMGRGLDTLLFLRGMMNPFRYGSYAWMMASHKLVRWMLFPAFLGWIIGPLFLLERAPWALLLTAGMLVGLFLARLVLTWPDDRKLPKLVAFPGYVFISIVAGWKAWLHLLKQEKSAMWEPTQRPVAEAPLA encoded by the coding sequence GTGGAAGGGTTTGGGTGGTTTCTGGTGGCGCTGCCGATGGTCCTGGGCGGGTACGCCTTCGTGGTGTACCCCCTGCTGGTGAGCCTTTGGGCGCGCCTGCGTCCGTTGTACACCCTGCCTCCGGAGCCGGCCGAGTGGCCGCTCGTCACCATCCTCATCGTCGCCTACAACGAGGAGCGGCGATTGCGGCGCACGCTCGAGAAAGCCCTCGAAACGGAGTATCCTTCCGACAAGCTCGATGTACTGGTCGTCTCCGACGCGTCGACCGACGGAACCGATACGCTGGTGCGTGAATTCGGCGACGCGCGCGTACGTCTGCTGCGCATGCCGGAGCGCAAGGGCAAGGCGGCCGGTGAGAACGCGTCGTCAGCGCACTTGCGTGGCGACATCGTGGTCTCCATCGATGCGTCGATCCTCATCCCGCCTGGCTCGCTCAAGCCGCTCGTGCGTGCGTTGCTCGACCCGGCGGTGGGACTTGCGTCCGGTCGCGATATCAGCATCGGCGACGAAACCCGTGAGGGGAACAAGGCGGAGTCGTCGTACGTCGGCCTCGAAATGCAACTGCGCGCCATGGAAACGCGCGTGCATAGCATCGTGGGGGCCAGTGGCTGCTTCTATGCGGCGCGTCGCCACCTGCATCAGGTGCAGCTGCCGGAGGAACTCGCGCGCGATTTCGCGGCGGCCAGCGTGGCGCGCGCCCACGGCTATCGGGCGGTGTCGGTGGACGAGGCGACCTGTCTCGTCCCCCGGACGCCCACGCTCAAGGCGGAATTGCGACGCAAGAGCCGCACGATGGGCCGCGGACTCGACACCTTGCTGTTCCTGCGGGGCATGATGAACCCCTTCCGCTACGGTAGCTACGCGTGGATGATGGCATCGCACAAGCTGGTGCGGTGGATGCTGTTCCCGGCTTTTCTGGGATGGATCATCGGGCCGTTATTCCTTCTCGAGCGCGCGCCGTGGGCGCTGCTGCTGACCGCCGGGATGCTGGTGGGGCTGTTTCTCGCCAGACTGGTGCTCACGTGGCCCGACGATCGCAAGCTGCCGAAGCTGGTAGCGTTTCCTGGCTATGTCTTCATCAGCATCGTGGCCGGCTGGAAGGCGTGGCTGCATCTGCTCAAACAGGAAAAGAGCGCGATGTGGGAGCCTACCCAGCGACCGGTCGCCGAGGCCCCACTGGCCTGA
- a CDS encoding exosortase C-terminal domain/associated protein EpsI, with translation MPVPIVVLVFTVVAAGFASTWRSLFVAWNDFYSHGFLIAPYGFWLVWSRRHEIARRVCPWWAMVGVALALSLGWLLGQIALLQIVHQTMLPLILASWALAVFGRGARPVVAAAAVMLLLAVPLLTAFVPLLQSVTVSANALLLAAWGLKAEITGTFIRIPEGLFEVADGCAGSAFFAASISLAAMYVSLMRTSRQAAVVIVLSAVLLSLVTNWLRVFGLILVGHWTNMQHPLINDHGWYGWVIFAAVQPLWLWIAARAEQRWPHAPHERVVPSPIGHVDWRVVAGASLACLTGPALALALQARPRAAAPATLPEFPTVALANAPTTARPGQWTPSAISGQRHLQALVRDGATPIQIDRVIFTDQRQGGELIGTDRHLGDSVEVLTDQVTAFSTLPMRLVRQAIVRHRDGVRLVWYWYRVAGVSTTQSMKAKLLEIPAGITGSPPSEFVAISTPCGPRDCADAARSLQAVLTRP, from the coding sequence ATGCCCGTTCCCATTGTCGTTCTGGTCTTCACCGTGGTTGCCGCTGGGTTCGCCTCGACGTGGCGCAGCCTGTTCGTTGCGTGGAACGACTTCTACTCGCATGGCTTCCTGATCGCGCCCTACGGCTTCTGGCTGGTGTGGTCGAGGCGTCATGAGATCGCCCGGCGCGTCTGTCCGTGGTGGGCGATGGTCGGTGTCGCCCTCGCCCTGTCGCTGGGCTGGTTGCTTGGCCAGATCGCGTTGCTGCAGATCGTGCACCAGACCATGTTGCCGCTCATCCTTGCGAGCTGGGCGCTGGCGGTGTTCGGGCGCGGGGCACGTCCGGTGGTGGCCGCGGCCGCGGTTATGCTGCTCCTCGCCGTTCCGTTGCTGACGGCATTCGTGCCGCTCCTCCAGTCGGTCACGGTATCGGCGAATGCCCTGCTGCTGGCCGCCTGGGGACTCAAGGCCGAAATCACGGGTACCTTCATTCGGATCCCGGAAGGGCTATTCGAGGTGGCCGACGGCTGCGCGGGGTCGGCCTTCTTCGCCGCCAGCATCAGCCTGGCCGCCATGTACGTGAGCCTCATGCGCACCTCTCGACAGGCCGCCGTCGTGATCGTGCTGTCGGCGGTGCTGCTGTCCCTGGTGACGAACTGGCTCCGCGTATTCGGGCTCATCCTTGTAGGTCACTGGACCAACATGCAGCACCCCCTGATCAACGACCATGGCTGGTACGGCTGGGTGATCTTTGCGGCGGTGCAGCCCCTTTGGCTGTGGATCGCCGCCAGAGCGGAGCAGCGCTGGCCCCACGCGCCGCACGAGCGCGTCGTGCCGTCGCCGATCGGCCACGTGGACTGGCGGGTGGTCGCCGGCGCATCGCTCGCCTGCCTGACCGGACCGGCGCTGGCGTTGGCGTTACAGGCCAGACCGCGAGCGGCCGCGCCTGCGACGCTCCCGGAGTTCCCGACCGTTGCCCTGGCGAACGCGCCGACAACGGCGCGGCCCGGCCAGTGGACGCCGAGCGCGATTTCCGGTCAGCGACACCTGCAGGCGCTCGTGCGCGACGGCGCGACACCCATACAGATCGACCGGGTCATCTTCACGGACCAGCGGCAGGGTGGCGAACTCATCGGAACGGACCGCCATCTCGGTGACAGCGTGGAGGTGCTGACCGACCAAGTCACCGCGTTCTCCACGCTTCCTATGCGACTTGTTCGTCAGGCCATCGTGCGCCACAGGGACGGGGTCCGGCTGGTGTGGTATTGGTACCGGGTGGCGGGGGTCAGCACCACGCAATCGATGAAGGCCAAGCTGCTCGAGATTCCTGCCGGGATCACCGGCAGCCCGCCGTCGGAGTTCGTCGCCATCAGCACCCCGTGTGGGCCACGGGACTGCGCCGATGCGGCGCGATCGTTGCAGGCGGTGCTCACGCGGCCGTAA
- a CDS encoding glycosyltransferase, whose product MVIPTYNGARFLADTIASVHAQTVQPSEIIVVDDGSTDDSAAVAERCGVTVVRQANGGIGAARNAGIAAATQPWVAFLDHDDMWVANKLELQWQAALRFPEAVLIAADCAAVSPSGEVLIPSYASRGVVHYDRLTIDERDGDMVLHRRAFDELAMTGWFLMPSASMVRRDVLVQAGAFDVRTRRWEDTGCFLRVLKYGALVFVQRPLIKWVVHESNSHKDGMAMLHGFFALHDLMRRAPEAYPASYRRKMDAERPVQLRELARAALDTDARAAMTHAWESLRLAPSLRALLLLGLAVLPPVLRRGLVAAKRRVRGIKPVGH is encoded by the coding sequence GTGGTCATTCCCACGTACAACGGTGCGCGCTTCCTCGCCGATACCATTGCCTCCGTACACGCGCAAACGGTCCAGCCGTCCGAGATCATCGTCGTGGACGACGGGTCCACGGACGACTCGGCCGCCGTGGCCGAGCGCTGTGGCGTCACCGTCGTGCGCCAGGCGAACGGGGGCATCGGGGCGGCGCGCAATGCCGGCATCGCCGCCGCCACGCAGCCGTGGGTGGCGTTTCTCGATCACGACGACATGTGGGTCGCGAACAAGCTGGAGCTGCAGTGGCAGGCGGCACTCCGTTTCCCCGAGGCGGTGCTGATTGCCGCCGATTGCGCCGCGGTCTCTCCGAGTGGGGAGGTGCTCATCCCGTCCTACGCGTCCCGAGGCGTCGTGCATTATGATCGGCTCACCATCGACGAGCGGGACGGCGACATGGTCCTGCATCGCCGAGCCTTCGACGAGCTCGCGATGACGGGGTGGTTTCTCATGCCGAGTGCGTCGATGGTCCGTCGTGACGTGCTCGTGCAGGCCGGCGCGTTCGACGTGCGTACCCGACGCTGGGAGGACACCGGCTGCTTCCTGCGCGTGCTCAAGTACGGTGCACTCGTTTTCGTCCAGCGCCCCCTGATCAAGTGGGTGGTGCACGAGAGCAACAGTCACAAGGACGGAATGGCCATGCTGCATGGCTTCTTCGCACTGCACGACCTCATGCGGCGCGCGCCTGAGGCCTATCCCGCGAGCTATCGCCGCAAGATGGACGCGGAACGCCCCGTACAACTGCGGGAGTTGGCCCGCGCAGCACTCGATACCGATGCGCGCGCCGCCATGACGCACGCCTGGGAGTCACTCCGCCTCGCCCCGTCGCTGCGGGCGTTGCTGCTGCTCGGGTTGGCGGTACTGCCGCCGGTGCTGCGTCGCGGTCTTGTCGCCGCCAAGCGTCGGGTCCGCGGCATCAAGCCAGTCGGCCACTGA